Proteins encoded by one window of Astatotilapia calliptera chromosome 13, fAstCal1.2, whole genome shotgun sequence:
- the ubtd1a gene encoding ubiquitin domain-containing protein 1a isoform X3 codes for MWQANCRRMHNLADWISGRNEPLKKERPKWKSEYPMTEGQLRSKRDEFWDTAPAFDGRKEIWDALRAAALAAECNDLELAQAIVDGACITLPHGSLTECYDELGNRYQLPAYTLAPPVNLITETSSDSKVSESTQKQSQPSPSREEFQLRVRLSTGKDVRLTASMADTIAELKKLLEEQEEIDVSRQRWFFSGKLLTDKTRLQDTKIQKEFVVQVIVNINPSVITN; via the exons GACGCAATGAGCCTCTAAAGAAAGAGCGTCCAAAATGGAAGAGTGAGTACCCGATGACTGAGGGCCAGCTCAGGAGCAAGAGGGATGAATTTTGGGATACAGCTCCGGCCTTTGATGGACGCAAGGAAATCTGGGACGCACTCAGAGCAGCAGCCCTGGCTGCAGAGTGCAATGACCTGGAGCTAGCGCAGGCTATCGTGGATGGTGCCTGCATTACATTACCACATG GCTCTCTCACAGAGTGTTACGATGAGCTGGGCAACCGCTATCAGCTCCCAGCGTACACTTTAGCCCCGCCTGTCAACCTCATCACTGAAACATCCAGCGACAGCAAGGTTTCCGAATCGACGCAAAAACAATCTCAGCCCTCTCCGAGCAGAGAAGAGTTCCAGCTACGGGTGCGATTATCAACTG GAAAGGATGTGCGTCTCACAGCCAGCATGGCAGACACCATCGCTGAGCTAAAGAAGTTACTAGAAGAACAGGAAGAAATTGATGTGTCCCGCCAGAGGTGGTTCTTTTCTGGGAAGCTTCTGACCGACAAGACTCGCCTGCAAGATACTAAAATCCAAAAGGAATTTGTCGTCCAAGTGATTGTCAATATAAATCCCTCAGTCATAACTAACTGA